In bacterium, the genomic stretch CGGCGGCTCCCTGTCCGACCGCTTCGGCCGACGGCTGATGATCATCATCGGCCTGACCATCTCCTGCCTGAGCCCCCTCCTGCTCTCGCTGATCAACGTCTCCTGGCTGATTTGGCTTTACATCCCCATCCGCGCCATGGACGGCACGGGGAACTCGGTCATCTGGCCGGCGGCCAACGCCATGGTGGCGGACATGATGGGGCGCAAGCGCCGCGACGCCGCCCTGG encodes the following:
- a CDS encoding MFS transporter, yielding MSEPIRIKAGLRNVKVNRNYILLIAAIFAAELGYGIVIPALQLYSTKVLGATVGLVGVAIAAFPFTNTFLKIFGGSLSDRFGRRLMIIIGLTISCLSPLLLSLINVSWLIWLYIPIRAMDGTGNSVIWPAANAMVADMMGRKRRDAAL